One part of the Acidobacteriota bacterium genome encodes these proteins:
- a CDS encoding DUF3500 domain-containing protein, producing MKVSARLVPLVFVVLAIVTAGAATMQDKAGQTASMAEAAQAFLDSLTPEQRSAAMFPFNSDDRFDWHYIPRERKGVSLKAMSGTQKKAALALVEASLSAEGYEKSERIRQLEQILYDREGRAIRDTELYFFMIFGDPSADGSWGWRYEGHHISANWTVLDGMLASSTPQFFGTNPAYVREGSRAGERVLVLEDILPRSLIASMSDAHRRAAIVSDEAPSDILTTSDREAGIQENSGVAFGDLSRGQQDILWALIEEYAEAQPAAIAAERLAKVKEAGLDGIRFAWMGSLKEGEGHYYRVQGPTFLIEYNNVQNTANHVHSVWRDFDGDFGRDVLAAHYQRYAHDTVNAN from the coding sequence ATGAAGGTGTCCGCGCGACTCGTTCCACTCGTCTTCGTGGTCCTGGCCATCGTCACCGCCGGGGCCGCCACCATGCAGGACAAGGCCGGCCAGACCGCCTCGATGGCCGAGGCGGCGCAGGCGTTCCTGGACTCGCTGACGCCGGAGCAGCGCTCCGCGGCGATGTTCCCGTTCAACAGCGACGATCGCTTCGACTGGCACTACATCCCCCGCGAGCGCAAGGGCGTGTCCCTGAAGGCGATGAGCGGGACGCAGAAGAAGGCGGCGCTGGCCCTGGTAGAGGCGAGCCTGAGCGCCGAGGGCTACGAGAAGTCCGAGCGCATCCGGCAGCTCGAGCAGATCCTCTATGACCGCGAAGGACGCGCCATCCGCGACACCGAGCTGTACTTCTTCATGATCTTCGGTGACCCGTCCGCGGACGGGTCCTGGGGCTGGCGCTACGAGGGGCACCACATCTCGGCGAATTGGACCGTCCTCGACGGGATGCTCGCCTCCAGCACGCCGCAGTTCTTCGGCACCAACCCGGCGTACGTTCGCGAGGGCAGCCGCGCCGGCGAGCGGGTTCTGGTGCTGGAGGACATCCTGCCCCGCAGCCTGATCGCCTCGATGTCCGACGCCCACCGCAGGGCCGCAATCGTCTCCGACGAGGCCCCGAGCGACATCCTGACCACCTCCGACCGGGAGGCCGGGATACAGGAGAACTCCGGGGTCGCCTTCGGCGATCTGAGTCGCGGCCAGCAGGACATCCTCTGGGCGCTGATCGAGGAGTACGCCGAGGCGCAGCCGGCGGCGATCGCGGCCGAGCGTCTTGCCAAGGTGAAAGAGGCCGGACTCGACGGCATCCGGTTCGCCTGGATGGGGAGCCTCAAGGAGGGCGAGGGGCACTACTACCGCGTGCAGGGCCCGACGTTCCTGATCGAGTACAACAACGTGCAGAACACCGCGAACCACGTCCACAGCGTGTGGCGCGACTTCGACGGCGACTTCGGCCGCGACGTCCTCGCCGCGCACTACCAGCGGTACGCGCACGACACGGTCAACGCCAACTGA
- a CDS encoding molybdopterin-dependent oxidoreductase: protein MSSRIFGSGIRRREDPRLITGSATYTHDIVLPGMAHAAMLRSSHAHARITRIDTGEAKAAPGVVAVYTGADTEGALAPTPCAWLLPDSELKIAPYPCIAKDVVRYTGDIVAVVVAETPYQAHDALDLIEVDYEPLPVVTDPEKAAAADAPQLHAKDGNGEDIPGNQAFHWTVAGGGDLDAAFAEAESNGVVIKERILQQRLIPNAMEPRGAVAQYSKATGELTLWNTTQNPHIVRFLCSVVTGIPEDKLRVIAPEVGGGFGSKIAAYPADFITVFCSKTLGRPVKWIETRSENYQATTHGRDHVQDVELAATKDGKITGLRCTVHAGMGAYLSTAAPGIPTILHGLMLSGCYTIPALKEDVFGVYTNGVPVEAYRGAGRPEATFMLERLIDMLANKLEMDPADVRRKNFIPKFENGHEVVTTLNYDSGDYPGALDKLIEHTGYKALREKQAAGPSNGKYLGLGLTSYVEICGLGPSQVAGAIGFQGGLWESAIVRFHPTGKVHVFIGASPHGQGEETTFAQIVASEIGVDAGDVKIFHGDTDSTPMGWGTYGSRTTAVGGAALALAVRKIRDKAKVLAAHLLEASVEDMDYADGKFFVKGSPDKAKTIQDVALMANVAWDLPEGMEAGLEASTFYDPPNFVFPYGAHLAVVEVDASTGQVELTGYTALDDCGPQINPVIVEGQVHGGIVQGVGQALWEGAAYDESGQLVTGSMLDYALPRADRLPDLDVISTVTRSPHHPLGVKGIGEAGTIASTAAVYNAVMDALKPLGVTRVDMPFTPERVWRAIQEAKGS, encoded by the coding sequence ATGAGCAGCAGAATCTTCGGCTCCGGAATCCGCCGCCGCGAGGATCCGCGCCTCATCACGGGCAGCGCGACCTATACGCACGACATCGTGCTGCCCGGCATGGCGCACGCGGCGATGCTCCGCAGCAGCCACGCGCACGCCCGCATCACGCGCATCGACACCGGAGAGGCCAAGGCGGCCCCCGGGGTCGTCGCCGTCTACACCGGCGCGGACACGGAGGGCGCCCTGGCGCCGACACCCTGCGCCTGGCTGCTCCCGGACTCGGAGCTCAAGATCGCTCCCTATCCGTGCATCGCGAAGGACGTCGTCCGCTACACCGGCGACATCGTGGCGGTGGTCGTGGCCGAGACCCCGTATCAGGCGCACGACGCGCTGGATCTGATCGAGGTCGACTACGAGCCGCTCCCGGTGGTCACCGACCCCGAGAAGGCGGCCGCGGCGGACGCCCCGCAGTTGCACGCCAAGGACGGCAACGGGGAGGACATCCCCGGGAACCAGGCGTTCCACTGGACCGTGGCGGGCGGCGGCGACCTCGACGCGGCGTTCGCCGAGGCCGAGTCGAACGGCGTCGTCATCAAGGAGCGGATCCTCCAGCAGCGGCTGATTCCGAATGCGATGGAGCCGCGCGGCGCGGTGGCGCAGTACAGCAAGGCGACCGGCGAGCTGACGCTCTGGAACACGACCCAGAACCCGCACATCGTCCGTTTCCTCTGCTCGGTCGTCACCGGGATTCCGGAGGACAAGCTGCGCGTCATCGCCCCGGAGGTGGGAGGCGGCTTCGGCAGCAAGATCGCCGCCTATCCCGCCGACTTCATCACCGTGTTCTGCTCGAAGACGCTCGGGCGGCCGGTGAAGTGGATCGAGACCCGCAGCGAGAACTACCAGGCGACCACGCACGGCCGCGATCACGTCCAGGACGTCGAGCTGGCCGCCACGAAGGACGGGAAGATCACCGGCCTGCGCTGCACCGTCCACGCCGGCATGGGCGCGTACCTGTCGACCGCGGCGCCCGGCATCCCGACCATCCTGCACGGCCTCATGCTGTCGGGCTGCTACACGATTCCGGCGCTGAAGGAGGACGTCTTCGGCGTCTACACCAACGGCGTCCCCGTGGAGGCCTACCGCGGCGCCGGCCGGCCGGAAGCGACGTTCATGCTCGAGCGGCTGATCGACATGCTGGCGAACAAGCTGGAGATGGACCCGGCCGACGTCCGGCGGAAGAACTTCATTCCGAAGTTCGAGAACGGCCACGAGGTGGTCACTACCCTGAACTACGACAGCGGCGACTACCCCGGCGCGCTGGACAAGCTGATCGAGCACACCGGCTACAAGGCGTTGCGCGAGAAGCAGGCCGCCGGTCCGTCGAACGGCAAGTACCTCGGGCTCGGCCTCACGTCCTACGTCGAGATCTGCGGTCTGGGGCCGTCGCAGGTGGCCGGGGCCATCGGCTTCCAGGGCGGGCTGTGGGAGAGCGCCATCGTCCGTTTCCACCCGACCGGCAAGGTGCACGTCTTCATCGGGGCGTCACCGCACGGGCAGGGCGAGGAGACGACCTTCGCACAGATCGTCGCCAGCGAGATCGGTGTCGACGCCGGCGACGTGAAGATCTTCCACGGCGACACCGACTCCACCCCGATGGGCTGGGGCACCTACGGCAGCCGGACCACCGCGGTGGGCGGGGCGGCGCTGGCGCTGGCCGTGCGCAAGATCCGCGACAAGGCGAAGGTGCTGGCCGCGCACCTGCTCGAGGCCTCGGTCGAGGACATGGACTACGCGGACGGCAAGTTCTTCGTCAAGGGCTCTCCCGACAAGGCGAAGACGATCCAGGACGTCGCCCTGATGGCGAACGTCGCCTGGGATCTGCCGGAGGGCATGGAAGCCGGCCTCGAGGCGTCCACGTTCTACGATCCGCCCAACTTCGTCTTCCCGTACGGCGCGCACCTCGCGGTGGTCGAGGTGGACGCGAGCACGGGCCAGGTCGAGCTGACCGGGTACACGGCGCTCGACGACTGCGGCCCGCAGATCAACCCCGTCATCGTCGAGGGGCAGGTGCACGGCGGCATCGTGCAGGGCGTGGGACAGGCGCTCTGGGAGGGCGCGGCCTACGACGAGAGCGGGCAGCTCGTCACCGGCTCGATGCTCGACTACGCGCTCCCGCGCGCGGACCGGCTGCCGGACCTGGACGTCATCTCGACCGTGACGCGCTCGCCGCACCATCCGCTGGGCGTGAAGGGAATCGGCGAGGCGGGCACGATCGCGTCGACGGCGGCCGTCTACAACGCCGTGATGGATGCGCTGAAGCCGCTCGGGGTGACGCGGGTGGACATGCCGTTCACGCCGGAGCGGGTGTGGCGCGCCATCCAGGAAGCGAAGGGGAGCTGA
- a CDS encoding alkaline phosphatase family protein gives MLSTGLRILALAAWIVACGTGAEPWGTAFAAAQTIGTGGINDPSTLSRPHVVLVSFDGLHPSYLGRFDTPRFDLLATRGMRAAGLVSVFPSLTFPGHYSIATGLHPEAHGVVGNRFYDPTRGAEFSYRRRDDAQDGSWWGGEPIWVTAEKQGMVSAAFFFPGTEADIGGVRPSHWRPYDGRVPNRERIVQVLAWLALPPAQRPHLVTLYFSLVDGAGHRLGPDHPDMRQSVESADALLGRLMDGIDTLPHAERVALVVVSDHGMAAPDPDRTTVLSEVVELSGVRVVEAGPSVSLHVGDRDRARDLRDRLNARLVHARAYLREELPEHLHARRSARLGDLLVMPSGLGMVHLGPDYRPPAGMHGWDPTLPEMHGIFLAAGPGIAAGVALPAVDAVDVYPLVAHLLGLTPNPEIAGSLAAFGTALEPAPHGGGQATGTAPE, from the coding sequence ATGCTGTCCACCGGGCTGCGGATTCTCGCCCTGGCCGCGTGGATTGTCGCGTGCGGTACCGGCGCGGAGCCTTGGGGGACGGCATTCGCGGCGGCGCAGACGATCGGAACCGGCGGGATCAACGATCCTTCCACACTTTCCCGGCCACACGTCGTGCTCGTGTCGTTCGACGGCCTTCACCCGTCCTACCTCGGCCGCTTCGACACGCCCCGGTTCGACCTTCTGGCAACCCGCGGGATGCGCGCCGCCGGCCTCGTCAGCGTCTTCCCTTCGCTCACGTTTCCGGGACACTACTCCATCGCCACCGGCCTGCATCCGGAAGCGCACGGGGTGGTCGGCAACCGCTTCTACGACCCGACGCGCGGCGCCGAGTTCAGCTACCGGCGGCGAGACGACGCGCAGGACGGCTCCTGGTGGGGCGGCGAGCCGATCTGGGTCACGGCGGAGAAGCAGGGCATGGTCTCCGCCGCGTTCTTCTTCCCGGGAACCGAAGCGGACATCGGCGGCGTTCGCCCCAGCCACTGGCGCCCGTACGACGGCCGGGTGCCGAACCGCGAGCGAATCGTCCAGGTCCTGGCATGGCTGGCCCTGCCGCCTGCGCAACGCCCGCACCTCGTCACCCTCTACTTTTCGCTGGTCGACGGCGCCGGCCACCGGCTCGGCCCGGATCATCCGGACATGCGCCAAAGCGTCGAGAGCGCCGACGCGCTGCTGGGACGGCTGATGGACGGCATCGACACGCTGCCCCACGCAGAGCGCGTCGCCCTCGTCGTGGTCTCCGATCACGGAATGGCCGCGCCGGATCCCGATCGAACCACGGTGCTGTCGGAGGTCGTGGAGCTCAGCGGCGTACGAGTGGTTGAGGCCGGACCTTCGGTGAGCCTGCACGTCGGCGATCGGGATCGCGCACGCGACCTGCGCGACCGCCTCAACGCGCGGCTCGTGCATGCGCGCGCCTACCTGCGCGAGGAGCTCCCGGAACACCTCCATGCCCGTCGCAGCGCGCGCCTCGGCGACCTGCTGGTCATGCCGAGCGGACTGGGGATGGTGCACCTCGGCCCCGACTACCGGCCCCCGGCCGGCATGCACGGCTGGGATCCGACCCTGCCGGAAATGCACGGCATCTTTCTCGCGGCCGGTCCGGGAATCGCGGCCGGGGTCGCACTGCCCGCGGTCGACGCGGTCGACGTCTACCCCCTCGTCGCCCACCTGCTCGGCCTGACGCCGAACCCGGAGATCGCCGGCAGTCTCGCAGCGTTCGGCACCGCCCTCGAGCCCGCTCCGCACGGCGGCGGCCAGGCCACGGGAACGGCGCCGGAATGA
- a CDS encoding SpoIIE family protein phosphatase: MSKSVDSGADVGRPSARIGDDAVAAARVMVDAFRLTTDGSDAGRILNGILDGLVSLVDHDAAGVYVVDPLGARVSHSVARGCINPAPVDMEAPFEEHGVVGRVLATGEPVSLHDQPGVCEGRERARSRLVVPLVGSRGRVRGALDLWSDRSSGYDQAAEAVIGVYASAVAATIENARLIAEVRDKRRLDSDLALARDVMEDLLPGATPTLAGFDIAGAHESSLAVGGDYYEFIPLPEDRWGVVIADVVGKGIAAALLVAAIRASIASLVGHELAVRAIMRRANRFFHESVEEGRYVTLFYMVLDVPARSLLYVNAGHVPPVLVRAGGEVELLEEGGVPLGLFQAPRYFEGHATLGPGDVVGLYTDGIVEQTNPEGEEYGNSRLIGTLREAGEAGATELCSRVMQDVHRFGAGRQSDDRTLVIIRSNADPTRDRIPS; the protein is encoded by the coding sequence ATGTCGAAGTCAGTCGATTCCGGCGCGGATGTCGGCCGGCCGTCGGCCCGGATCGGTGACGACGCGGTGGCCGCGGCGCGCGTGATGGTCGATGCGTTCCGCCTGACGACCGACGGCAGCGACGCGGGACGCATACTCAACGGCATCCTCGACGGTCTCGTATCGCTCGTGGACCACGACGCGGCGGGCGTCTACGTCGTCGATCCGCTCGGCGCGCGCGTATCGCACAGCGTCGCCCGCGGCTGCATCAATCCCGCGCCGGTCGACATGGAGGCGCCGTTCGAGGAGCACGGCGTCGTGGGTCGCGTCCTGGCCACCGGCGAGCCGGTTTCGCTGCACGATCAGCCGGGTGTCTGCGAAGGACGCGAGCGGGCGCGCTCGCGGCTGGTCGTGCCGCTCGTCGGCTCGCGAGGCCGCGTGCGGGGGGCGCTCGATCTGTGGTCGGACCGGTCGTCCGGCTACGACCAGGCGGCCGAGGCGGTAATCGGCGTGTACGCGTCCGCCGTCGCCGCGACCATCGAGAACGCCCGGCTGATTGCGGAAGTGCGCGACAAGCGCCGACTCGACAGCGATCTGGCGCTGGCGCGGGACGTGATGGAGGATCTGCTGCCGGGCGCGACCCCGACGCTGGCTGGATTCGACATCGCCGGGGCGCACGAGTCGTCGCTGGCCGTCGGCGGCGACTACTACGAGTTCATCCCGCTGCCGGAAGATCGCTGGGGAGTGGTTATCGCCGACGTCGTGGGCAAGGGCATCGCGGCGGCCCTGCTGGTCGCCGCGATCCGAGCCTCCATCGCCTCGCTGGTCGGCCACGAGCTGGCCGTGCGCGCGATCATGCGCCGCGCCAACCGTTTCTTTCACGAGTCGGTCGAGGAGGGGCGCTACGTCACGCTCTTCTACATGGTGCTCGACGTCCCCGCGCGCAGCCTGCTGTATGTCAACGCCGGCCACGTGCCGCCCGTGCTGGTGCGCGCCGGCGGCGAGGTGGAGCTGCTGGAGGAGGGCGGCGTGCCGCTCGGCCTGTTCCAGGCGCCGCGCTACTTCGAGGGACACGCGACGTTGGGGCCGGGCGACGTCGTCGGGTTGTACACCGACGGCATCGTGGAGCAGACCAACCCCGAGGGGGAAGAGTACGGCAACTCGCGGCTCATCGGGACGTTGCGGGAGGCGGGAGAGGCCGGCGCGACCGAGCTGTGCAGCCGCGTGATGCAGGACGTGCACAGATTCGGAGCCGGCCGGCAGAGCGACGATCGGACGTTGGTGATCATCCGATCGAACGCCGATCCGACCAGGGATCGGATTCCGTCGTGA
- a CDS encoding xanthine dehydrogenase family protein subunit M: MFAADFEYYRAGSVAEAGQLLSAHPGAKLLAGGHSLIPLLKLRLAAPAAVIDIGRIAELRGISTDGDGLRIGALTTHAEIAASDAIKEHAAALAEAASQIGDPAVRNRGTIGGNLAHADPASDLPTVLAALGATLTVAGKDGERSVDVGDFFTGVMMTTLGENDLLTSIRVPSAAGRGTAYVKFSHPASRYAVIGVAAALAIGTKGGGWISKIKGEPKETVCTDVSVAIGGLVPKPVRCSGVDAALNDQPPSDEAFAAAAAAVSGDLGEDLLGDVFASGDYRKAVAPVYVQRALAAAAARAGRA; this comes from the coding sequence ATGTTTGCTGCCGATTTTGAGTACTACCGCGCGGGCTCGGTGGCCGAGGCGGGCCAACTGCTCTCCGCGCACCCCGGCGCGAAGCTCCTTGCGGGCGGTCACAGCCTGATCCCGCTGCTGAAGCTGCGCCTCGCGGCGCCCGCCGCGGTCATCGACATCGGGCGCATCGCGGAGCTGCGCGGCATCTCGACCGACGGCGACGGGCTGCGCATCGGTGCGCTGACGACTCATGCGGAGATCGCCGCGTCGGACGCGATCAAGGAGCACGCCGCCGCGCTCGCCGAGGCGGCGAGCCAGATCGGCGACCCGGCGGTGCGCAACCGCGGCACCATCGGCGGCAACCTGGCGCACGCCGACCCCGCGTCGGACCTGCCGACCGTGCTCGCCGCGCTCGGAGCCACGCTGACGGTGGCCGGCAAGGACGGCGAGCGGTCCGTCGACGTCGGCGACTTCTTCACCGGCGTGATGATGACGACGCTCGGCGAGAACGACCTGCTGACCTCGATCCGCGTCCCGTCGGCCGCGGGCCGCGGCACCGCCTACGTCAAGTTCTCGCACCCCGCCTCGCGCTACGCCGTCATCGGCGTCGCCGCGGCGCTCGCGATCGGCACGAAGGGCGGGGGCTGGATCTCCAAGATCAAGGGCGAACCGAAGGAAACGGTCTGCACGGACGTCTCGGTCGCCATCGGCGGGCTCGTGCCGAAGCCGGTGCGCTGCAGCGGCGTCGACGCGGCGTTGAACGATCAGCCGCCGTCGGACGAGGCCTTCGCCGCCGCGGCCGCCGCGGTGTCGGGCGATCTCGGCGAGGACCTGCTCGGCGACGTGTTCGCCTCGGGAGACTACCGCAAGGCAGTCGCGCCGGTGTACGTCCAGCGCGCGCTCGCGGCAGCCGCCGCGCGGGCCGGTCGGGCGTGA
- a CDS encoding oxaloacetate decarboxylase has translation MTLDGATRVHAVLDRAGSLVFPGVYDTLSAKLAERAGFELAFVSGYAVSATCIGEPDVGLLTQSEVIDRARRICGSVGIPILVDADTGYGNALNVVRTVRELIAAGAAGCFLEDQVWPKRCGHMRGKRVVPRDEYLGRIRAAVDAKGDADFFLVARTDAIADGGLDEALARAEAARAAGADATFVEAPRTREELAVVGRTAPRPTVANMVEQGRTPLLSGEELAALGFQLVLYPVSGLYAAARALEAVYGHLRAEGTTAGAEDRLIPFERFNDLIGVGEKHALAERYGGDS, from the coding sequence ATGACGCTCGACGGGGCAACGCGCGTGCACGCCGTACTCGACCGGGCCGGCAGCCTGGTCTTCCCCGGCGTCTACGACACGCTGTCGGCGAAGCTGGCCGAGCGGGCCGGCTTCGAGCTGGCGTTCGTGTCGGGCTACGCCGTCTCGGCCACCTGCATCGGCGAGCCCGACGTCGGACTCCTGACCCAGAGCGAGGTGATCGACCGGGCGCGGCGTATCTGCGGCAGCGTGGGCATCCCGATACTCGTCGACGCCGACACCGGCTACGGCAATGCGCTGAACGTGGTGCGGACCGTGCGCGAGCTGATCGCGGCGGGGGCGGCCGGCTGCTTCCTGGAGGATCAGGTGTGGCCGAAGCGCTGCGGCCACATGCGCGGCAAGCGGGTCGTCCCGCGGGACGAGTACCTGGGCAGGATCCGCGCCGCGGTGGACGCGAAGGGCGACGCCGACTTCTTCCTCGTCGCCCGCACCGACGCCATCGCCGACGGCGGCCTGGACGAGGCGCTCGCAAGGGCGGAGGCGGCCCGTGCGGCCGGGGCGGACGCCACGTTCGTCGAGGCGCCCCGCACGCGCGAGGAGCTGGCGGTGGTGGGCCGGACGGCGCCCAGGCCGACCGTGGCGAACATGGTCGAGCAGGGACGGACCCCGCTGCTCTCCGGCGAGGAACTGGCCGCGCTCGGGTTCCAGCTCGTCCTCTATCCGGTGTCCGGCCTGTACGCCGCGGCCCGCGCGCTGGAGGCCGTGTACGGACATCTGCGGGCGGAGGGCACGACGGCCGGCGCCGAGGACCGGCTCATCCCCTTCGAGCGCTTCAACGACCTGATCGGCGTGGGCGAGAAGCACGCCCTCGCCGAGCGCTACGGCGGCGATTCCTAG
- a CDS encoding (2Fe-2S)-binding protein codes for MKVPVRTTVNGRLIEQEVEPRLLLVHFIRVFAELTGTKVGCDTSQCGSCTVLIDGVSAKSCTTLAVQADGADVKTIEGLADGEKLHALQESFWNKHGLQCGFCTPGMILASHELLRTNASPSDDEIRHGLEGNLCRCTGYQNIVRAVREAAETMAAADK; via the coding sequence GTGAAAGTCCCCGTCCGCACAACGGTCAACGGCCGCCTAATCGAGCAGGAGGTCGAGCCCCGACTGCTCCTGGTCCACTTCATCCGGGTCTTCGCCGAGCTGACCGGCACGAAGGTCGGCTGCGACACGAGCCAGTGCGGCTCGTGCACGGTCCTGATCGACGGCGTGTCCGCCAAGTCCTGCACGACGCTGGCGGTGCAGGCCGACGGGGCCGACGTCAAGACCATCGAAGGGCTGGCCGACGGCGAGAAGCTGCATGCGCTACAGGAGAGCTTCTGGAACAAGCACGGCCTGCAGTGCGGCTTCTGCACCCCGGGCATGATCCTGGCCTCGCACGAGCTGCTGCGGACGAACGCGTCGCCGAGCGACGACGAGATCCGGCACGGCCTCGAGGGCAACCTCTGCCGGTGCACCGGCTACCAGAACATCGTGCGCGCCGTGCGTGAAGCGGCCGAGACGATGGCCGCGGCGGACAAGTAG
- a CDS encoding MoxR family ATPase gives MPPSNPESIDELRQLLAERRYIADDGLATAIYLALKLRRPLLLEGEAGVGKTEVAKVLSAALGADLIRLQCYEGLDVTHAVYEWNYARQLIEIRLGEAAGEQARDRRERARELFGPEFLIERPLLQALRERERPPVLLIDELDRADEEFEGYLLELLSDFQITIPELGTIKAAAPPVVIITSNRTRELHDALKRRCVYAWIDYPSFEKELRIITTKVPEAPAVLAEQVTGFVQELRQADLYKVTGVSETLDWVAALVALDKQELDAATIDRTLGIVLKTQEDLQNVRGERIQQMLNRAKTPGARTGGPNVAAPG, from the coding sequence GTGCCGCCGTCGAATCCCGAGTCGATTGACGAGTTGCGACAGCTCCTTGCGGAGCGCCGGTACATCGCCGACGACGGGCTCGCCACCGCCATCTACCTCGCGCTGAAGCTGCGCCGGCCGCTGCTGCTCGAAGGCGAGGCGGGAGTGGGCAAGACCGAAGTCGCCAAGGTCCTCTCGGCCGCGCTCGGGGCCGACCTGATCCGGCTGCAGTGCTACGAAGGGCTCGACGTCACCCACGCCGTCTACGAGTGGAACTACGCGCGGCAACTGATCGAGATCCGGCTCGGCGAGGCGGCCGGCGAGCAGGCGCGCGACCGCCGCGAGCGGGCTCGTGAGCTCTTCGGCCCCGAGTTCCTGATCGAGCGCCCGCTGCTGCAGGCGCTACGGGAGCGGGAACGGCCCCCGGTGCTGCTGATCGACGAGCTCGACCGCGCCGACGAGGAGTTCGAGGGCTACCTGCTCGAGCTGCTCTCCGACTTCCAGATCACGATACCCGAGCTCGGGACGATCAAGGCGGCGGCGCCGCCCGTCGTGATCATCACGTCCAACCGCACCCGCGAGCTGCACGACGCGCTCAAGCGGCGCTGCGTCTACGCCTGGATCGACTACCCGAGCTTCGAGAAGGAGCTGCGGATCATCACTACGAAGGTACCCGAGGCGCCGGCCGTGCTCGCCGAGCAGGTGACCGGCTTCGTGCAGGAGCTGCGGCAGGCCGACCTCTACAAGGTGACCGGCGTGTCCGAGACGCTGGACTGGGTGGCGGCGCTCGTGGCGCTCGACAAGCAGGAGCTCGACGCGGCCACCATCGACCGCACGCTGGGCATCGTGCTGAAGACGCAGGAAGACCTGCAGAACGTCCGCGGCGAGCGGATCCAGCAGATGCTCAACCGGGCGAAAACGCCGGGCGCGCGCACGGGCGGGCCGAATGTGGCGGCGCCCGGGTAG